One region of Parambassis ranga chromosome 12, fParRan2.1, whole genome shotgun sequence genomic DNA includes:
- the shroom3 gene encoding protein Shroom3 isoform X1 gives METGGRAGLQQAAVAGVEGGGWVLVQALLQGGAPWGFTLQGGLEHREPLIISKVEEGGKAASLEQPLRVGDEIIIINDVELTGYRQEAISLVKGSYKTLQLTVRRELDPGYIEEFVTSPPSRPALSSPSPTSPLTQPPTPSTHLNRPRSAVQLRIKNRRSEPASRPHSWHSTKHGDGPQDSDQGAMDTMSNAWHHSYHASASTTDLSGGFDSGGGYLRKSPDQYSSRGSMDSLDPPQSSQLHSGAHHQHPLVHHGHSGSHPTYSSCHQLSSARSSNSIDHLHSKRDSAYSSVSTSSSIPEYLASTPSFSPERSYSLEMVSQRGGGSGEMQQADMRYVRTVYDAQQGLSQEHELSSTSAALLRKSDSRGGSRTGQSRDGSVGGVCYRGSSSSSSSGSSGTGIPASNRHSVGPIWAPSASRSSYENLKGAPAPPRRSDSYAAIKNHERPNSWSSLENARSLRSLHKGSWHHSSGTLASGTAKGSYGAEGQLHTVIEKSPESSPTTKPRQGGSCPQPLSATGPSSEPAGPHTQPSRLILLPTGVYPVPQPEPHYAQIPSSSPDPSLSGVYPALAKESSRQQQQKQQAVGGRDEGSMEVRRDGRSTENGYQNNTSSQYHHSSSVSAQLRTHEADRRQQEEFFRPHIKTEGGSEGQARIQRHQNHQGPYSQSSQGPHINTNQGPHNHVFQEQNFHVPQIHSPGVRPPSLQEKSSHYTHKSWGDRSRSMDQTSIHSEPVTSSWLPQGQVLPSHSQVHPQPQAPPSSTSQPSRHFSDSAALQYQHWDHREQDKDKEHPLTRLENALAEVQRCTSPESSVSAGSHGSKSFSDSNQGPARSLSVLEKVSRFERRERAGKQRSHSTNNSHNKATHLRMTEKGLSSPCGAEDLRNMLERSTKGTKAHRTLSYRGGSGEHVTYRTPADPSSALQRSRSSFQLDGSRESINSKDFPWRQEIQEIMGPMQDISTSRSYRESLKDAQSKVLRSTSLRRQGVSSVSPPPSAAPTVSSSSHQPPPVPAKYHSSMKKGPKTMPKPQGIVITSQSVPAVTSPHTPKERHVVSPDVRGPSPPALPSIPPVGPPPLMRICGRKRLTADQKIRSYSEPENMNEVGVLDNEAAPIFWHGGETSVADRRKMFELVASAGGGASQNATSRSDLRQVQQDALAEYVERKRSVKRAEAGQRGGSRPRSAYVQPENNQTASYCYSDTLSLSSTSSLLSLQDSGPDRNLSSGENRLCSTLPPGADLRSLQSNMFYPGRVTTPRPPAHPPPSSPPGSTVDLWAQVHQDLKPEVETSRQRQPCSRGPSLDLEHHTTELKLTLGVSKQLNGALQRAGSNRSSGKSASAEDLLERAEDRERSPQHYRSRSSPSSKRLSQDFLPGDVRMFGVFISEPGHCALAADRPSDIHIPGEPVPTQPSQNTFQSAAPSPSQGSSHTPVTRRDRQRNSDRQRAQSTSTLAASVGLPCPFSPPQDRGTAEWQASERLSQANLDAIVFPGIPQSGGCASDNEGTQRDRQTRHSLGDASILEKNAKDEVHRGRAFSLETRGGHSAEHTKPPSLTHFQLAASPNRKGSRSTTPPPLPPHPSIHQHLSSLRISESSLFSPTEQRPPLETSMGASQEDYDEVFLQSPAPPPPPPLSPPPVKDIMEDFPPPPPPPLELEQEAEQEAVLSPSSDFFKNSNFPTRKSSLQTSTEITSSPVSPPPAPPPIRTVLNKSSSVFSIAIEDNLSLEYQPLPKREKTSEELRVEALAQQLVSQDPSLAPLLDTWEGKCTIQLMGEIFPCSNKLTDKSQWQCSGSARLDERVQDGNPDQSKETDLDEEEKDPTAKKVELCEALRSSVDALQQEKKALSEEQRRHQALGASIEILVQECLKTNEKDKYSMFIGDLERIVNLLLSLCSRLSRIDRSLHALKGDETEDAAEERDSLHHKRSLLLRQTEDAQELKENLDRRQRVVHIILSGYLTETQLQDYRHFVSAKPSLLIRQRHLDELIRQKEEQLTRLAESLPSEVAEAHGWSTAFSSHVPCSSPFPSLLPPSVIPGPAFPVRSTTVTSL, from the exons gtagAGGAGGGAGGTAAAGCAGCCAGTCTGGAGCAGCCTCTGCGGGTCGGGGATGAGATCATCATTATTAATGATGTGGAGCTGACTGGATACAGACAGGAGGCCATCTCCCTGGTCAAAGGATCATACAAAACTCTGCAGCTCACAGTCCGCAG GGAGTTGGATCCTGGATATATTGAGGAGTTTGTCACCTCACCTCCCTCACGCCCTGCTTTATCTTCTCCTTCTCCGACTTCTCCACTAACACAGCCACCAACCCCGTCCACCCATCTCAACAGACCACGCTCGGCTGTCCAACTACGCATCAAAAACAG ACGTAGTGAGCCGGCATCTCGTCCTCATTCATGGCATTCAACAAAGCATGGTGACGGCCCACAAGATTCTGACCAGGGAGCCATGGACACCATGAGCAACGCCTGGCACCACAGCTACCATGCCAG TGCCTCAACCACCGACCTGTCTGGAGGCTTTGATTCTGGTGGAGGCTACCTGAGGAAAAGTCCAGACCAGTACAGTTCTAGGGGGAGCATGGATAGCTTGGATCCTCCCCAGTCCTCCCAGCTTCACTCTGGAGCTCACCACCAGCACCCACTGGTCCACCATGGCCACAGTGGATCTCACCCGACCTACTCCTCCTGCCACCAGCTGTCCTCTGCAAG GTCCTCAAACAGCATCGATCACCTGCACAGCAAGCGAGACTCCGCCTACTCCTCCGTCTCCACCAGCTCCAGTATCCCAGAGTACCTTGCTTCAACCCCCTCGTTCAGCCCAGAGCGGTCCTACTCACTGGAGATGGTctctcagagaggaggaggaagtggagagaTGCAGCAGGCTGACATGCGTTATGTCCGGACAGTTTATGACGCCCAGCAGGGTCTCTCTCAAGAACACGAACTGAGCTCCACCTCAGCTGCGTTGCTGCGCAAAAGTGACTCCAGAGGGGGGTCGAGGACAGGCCAAAGCAGAGACG GTTCAGTGGGTGGGGTTTGTTACCGtggcagcagtagcagcagcagtagtggCAGCAGCGGCACTGGCATACCTGCTTCAAACCGACACAGTGTTGGACCAATATGGGCCCCATCAGCCAGCCGCAGCTCCTACGAGAACCTAAAGGGGGCCCCTGCTCCACCAAGGCGCAGCGACAGCTATGCTGCCATCAAGAACCATGAAAGGCCAAACTCATGGTCCAGTCTGGAGAATGCCCGGTCACTACG GTCTCTGCACAAAGGCTCCTGGCATCACTCCAGTGGTACTCTTGCCTCAGGCACAG CTAAAGGCTCATATGGTGCAGAGGGTCAACTCCACACAGTAATAGAGAAGAGTCCGGAGAGCAGCCCCACAACAAAGCCTCGTCAGGGTGGTAGCTGTCCCCAGCCCCTTTCAGCTACTGGACCCTCCTCCGAACCTGCCGGCCCACACACCCAGCCCAGCCGGCTCATTTTACTACCTACAGGCGTGTACCCCGTCCCCCAGCCTGAGCCCCACTATGCACAGATACCCAGCTCCAGCCCTGACCCTAGCCTCTCTGGAGTCTACCCCGCCCTGGCCAAGGAGAGCAGCCGACAGCagcaacagaagcagcaggctGTCGGCGGAAGAGATGAAGGGTCAATGGAGGTGCGGAGGGATGGAAGAAGTACAGAAAATGGATACCAAAATAACACTTCTTCACAATATCACCATTCTTCATCTGTGTCAGCACAGCTCAGGACTCATGAGGCAGACAg gcGTCAGCAGGAGGAGTTCTTCAGACCACACATAAAAACTGAAGGGGGATCAGAGGGCCAGGCAAGGATCCAGAGGCATCAAAACCACCAGGGACCTTACAGTCAGAGTTCGCAAGGGCCCCATATTAATACAAACCAGGGGCCCCACAACCATGTGTTCCAAGAACAGAATTTCCATGTACCCCAGATTCACTCCCCTGGTGTCAGGCCTCCATCATTACAAGAGAAGAGCAGCCACTACACACATAAGTCCTGGGGAGACAGGAGCAG GTCAATGGACCAAACCAGCATTCATTCAGAGCCAGTGACGTCTTCTTGGCTGCCCCAGGGACAGGTGTTACCGAGCCATTCACAGGTTCACCCTCAACCTCAGGCACCGCCATCCTCCACCTCGCAACCTTCTCGTCACTTCAGTgactcagcagctctgcagtacCAGCACTGGGACCACAGAGAGCAGGATAAAGACAAAGAACACCCATTGACTCGCCTGGAGAACGCCCTTGCTGAAGTTCAGCGATGTACAAGCCCTGAGAGTTCTGTGTCTGCTGGTAGCCATGGCAGCAAAAGCTTTAGTGACAGCAACCAAGGACCTGCCCGCAGCCTTTCTGTTTTAGAGAAAGTTAGTCGTTTTGAGCGCCGAGAACGCGCTGGAAAGCAGCGCAGTCACAGTACCAACAACTCCCACAACAAAGCCACACATCTGCGG ATGACTGAGAAAGGCCTTAGTAGTCCCTGTGGAGCAGAGGACCTCAGAAACATGCTGGAGAGAAGCACCAAGGGAACCAAAGCCCACAGGACTTTAAGTTACAGAGGAGGCAGCGGTGAACATGTGACATACAG GACTCCAGCAGATCCCAGTTCAGCTCTCCAAAGAAGTCGTAGCAGCTTCCAGCTGGATGGATCAAGGGAAAGCATCAACAGCAAGGACTTTCCCTGGAGACAGGAAATCCAGGAGATTATGGGGCCCATGCAGGATATATCAACCAGCAG ATCTTACAGAGAGTCTTTGAAAGATGCACAGTCCAAGGTCTTGCGGTCCACTTCTCTTAGACGGCAAGGCGTCTCGTCAGTTAGCCCCCCACCTTCTGCAGCTCCCACTGTCTCATCATCCAGCCATCAGCCTCCACCTGTTCCTGCCAAGTACCATTCCAGTATGAAAAAAGGCCCCAAAACGATGCCCAAGCCACAAGGCATCGTCATCACATCACAGTCAGTGCCAGCAGTCACCTCCCCTCACACCCCAAAGGAAAGGCATGTGGTTAGTCCCGATGTCCGTGGTCCAAGCCCACCAGCCCTACCAAGTATTCCACCTGTTGGACCTCCTCCGCTGATGCGAATTTGTGGCCGCAAACGTCTGACGGCAGACCAGAAGATCCGTTCGTACTCAGAACCAGAGAATATGAATGAGGTTGGGGTTTTGGATAACGAGGCCGCTCCTATCTTCTGGCATGGAGGAG AAACCAGTGTGGCAGACCGGCGGAAAATGTTTGAACTTGTTGCGAGTGCTGGAGGCGGGGCTTCTCAGAATGCCACATCAAGGTCTGACTTACGGCAGGTTCAGCAAGATGCTCTAGCAGAGTAtgtggagaggaagagaagtgtAAAGAGAGCTGAGGCCGGACAGAGGGGTGGATCAAGGCCTCGCAGTGCTTATGTACAGCCTGAAAACAACCAAACAG CCTCCTACTGTTACTCAGACACCCTcagcctctcctccacctccagcctGCTGTCACTTCAGGACTCTGGTCCAGATCGCAACTTGTCCTCTGGTGAGAATCGTCTCTGCTCAACTCTTCCTCCTGGAGCCGACCTGCGGAGCCTTCAGTCCAACATGTTCTACCCAGGCAGAGTGACCACACCGAGGCCTCCAGCACACCCACCTCCTAG ctctCCTCCAGGCTCCACTGTTGATCTCTGGGCCCAGGTACACCAGGATCTCAAGCCTGAAGTTGAAACCAGCAGACAAAGACAACCTTGTAGTAGAGGTCCAAGCCTGGACCTTGAGCACCACACCACAGAGCTAAAACTCACCCTGGGGGTGTCTAAGCAGCTCAACGGGGCTCTGCAGAGGGCTGGGTCCAATCGGAGCTCTGGGAAATCAGCCTCTGCTGAAGATCTACTTGAAagggcagaggacagagaaaggTCTCCTCAACACTACCGCTCTCGCTCCTCCCCCAGCTCAAAGAGACTGAGCCAG gacTTCCTTCCAGGTGATGTCAGGATGTTTGGCGTCTTCATCTCTGAACCAGGACACTGCgctctggctgcagacag ACCTTCAGACATTCATATACCAGGTGAACCTGTCCCTACACAACCATCCCAGAACACCTTCCAGTCTGCAGCACCTTCACCCT CCCAAGGCTCCTCCCACACTCCTGTCACTCGAAGGGACAGGCAGAGGAACAGCGATCGGCAGCGTGCTCAAAGCACCTCCACCCTGGCGGCCTCTGTCGGACTGCCCTGCCCCTTCTCTCCACCGCAGGACAGAGGCACCGCTGAGTGGCAAGCCAGCGAGAGGTTGAGCCAGGCCAACCTGGATGCTATTGTCTTCCCGGGCATCCCGCAAAGTGGTGGCTGCGCCAGTGACAATGAAGGCacgcagagagacagacaaacaagacacagtCTCGGAGACGCCAGCATTTTGGAAAAGAATGCAAAGGACGAAGTGCACAGAGGCAGGGCCTTCAGCTTAGAGACCAGAGGAGGACATTCTGCAGAACATACCAAACCACCGTCACTAACACATTTCCAGTTAGCTGCATCTCCGAACAGAAAGGGCAGCAGAAGCACCACCCCTCCTCCCCTGCCCCCCCATCCGTCCATCCACCAGCACTTGTCCTCACTGCGGATCTCTGAGTCCAGCCTCTTTAGCCCCACTGAGCAGCGGCCACCACTAGAAACTTCCATGGGGGCATCACAGGAGGATTATGATGAAGTCTTTCTCCAGAGtcctgcccctcctcctccaccacctctgtctcctccacctGTTAAAGACATCATGGAGGactttcctcctccaccacctcctccacttgAACTGGAGCAGGAGGCTGAACAGGAAGCAGTGTTAAG CCCCAGCTCAGATTTCTTCAAAAACTCCAACTTTCCCACCAGGAAGTCCTCACTGCAGACGTCAACAGAGATAACGTCCTCCCCCGTGTCTCCTCCACCTGCGCCTCCTCCAATAAGAACAGTCCTCAACAAgtcctcttctgtcttctccATCGCAATTGAAGACAACCTCAGCCTGGAGTACCAGCCACTGCCCAAGAGAGAAAAGACATCCGAGGAGCTCAGAGTGGAGGCTCTGGCTCAGCAGCTG GTATCACAGGATCCCTCTCTGGCACCCCTCTTGGACACATGGGAGGGTAAATGCACTATACAGCTGATGGGGGAGATCTTTCCATGCAGCAACAAACTGACTGATAAATCACAGTGGCAGTGCAGCGGCAGCGCCCGACTGGATGAGAG GGTCCAAGATGGCAATCCTGATCAGAGCAAGGAGACTGATCTTgatgaagaagagaaagaccCTACTGccaaaaag gtggagctgtgtgaggCACTGAGGAGCAGTGTGgatgctctgcagcaggagaagaaggcGCTGAGTGAGGAGCAGAGGCGGCACCAGGCGCTGGGAGCCAGTATTGAGATTCTGGTGCAGGAATGTCTCAAAACCAATGAGAAGGACAAGTACAGCATGTTCATTG gaGATCTGGAGAGGATTGTgaacctgctgctgtctctgtgcagcCGCCTATCCAGGATTGACAGATCCCTGCACGCCCTGAAGGGAGATGAGACGGAGGATGCAGCTGAGGAGCGG GACTCCCTTCATCACAAACGCTCTCTGCTTCTTCGTCAAACTGAAGACGCTCAGGAGCTGAAGGAGAACTTGGACCGGCGGCAGCGTGTGGTCCACATCATCCTCTCTGGCTacctcacagaaacacaactcCAAGACTACCGTCACTTTGTCAGCGCCAAACCCTCCCTTCTGATTCGTCAGCGACATCTGGATGAACTCATTCGGcagaaggaggagcagctgactcGGTTGGCTGAGAGCCTGCCATCGGAGGTGGCTGAGGCTCACGGCTGGTCGACAGCTTTCTCGAGCCACGTGCCCTGCTCTTCTCCTTTTCCATCGCTGCTTCCACCCTCTGTGATTCCAGGTCCTGCCTTCCCCGTCAGGTCCACCACTGTGACGTCGCTGTga